A window of the Anthonomus grandis grandis chromosome 9, icAntGran1.3, whole genome shotgun sequence genome harbors these coding sequences:
- the LOC126740419 gene encoding glucose dehydrogenase [FAD, quinone]-like: MNTRFAIVTFFFFIVNIVRTQDHDNSNDPLSNMRKARFVWPNYIPTPPMEHSSKYLYNDPPPTNEETFDFIIVGSGSGGAPLANRLSENPKWKILLLELGDVAPPIMEIPALAPLFQKTKYDWAYMAEKENGSCWGCPNQRMHWPRGRGLGGTTLINFMISIRGNKLDYDRWEAMGNPGWSYNDVLPYFKKMEDARVQIQDAEYRNKGGYMTVSDIPYKTKSIEAFVQAAQEAGYPYVDYNGRDQMGVSFVQGNIRNGLRCSVEKAYLRPIRDRKNLKILINSRVTKILIDPKTKRAYGVIFIRNKKYYKITATKEVILSAGAFNSPQLLMLSGIGPKSHLEELEIPVIQDLPVGQKMYDHITFIGLNFLVNESIVANDREYYNPKNIIEYLGRKRGVYTILGGVEGLLYFKTNASREIDNYPDMEVIFIGSNVAADRGVIFKDTMSISQELYNAYWKEIETKPFFQTLLMLVHPKSYGYLRLKSKNPFHWPKFYPRYFTDKNNDDIKTFIASIRKTLEIIKMPALQRYRATLYEKPMPGCEKHTFNSDEYWECALRTITPTLHHQVATCKMGPVTDPEAVVDHRLRVHGIKNLRVVDTSIIPLPLTAHTNIPTVMISEKAADMLKEEWENKIDIRLG, encoded by the exons ATGAATACAAGATTTGCAATAGTCACCTTCTTCTTTTTCATCGTAAACATTGTCCGGACCCAAGACCATGACAATTCCAATGATCCGTTATCCAATATGCGAAAAGCACGATTTGTCTGGCCAAACTATATTCCAACGCCCCCCATGGAACATAgttcaaaatatctttataaCG ATCCTCCTCCGACAAACGAGGAAACCTTCGATTTTATAATCGTAGGTTCCGGATCCGGAGGCGCGCCTTTAGCCAACAGACTTTCAGAGAATCCCAAGTGGAAAATATTATTGCTAGAATTAGGAGATGTAGCACCTCCGATAATGGAGATACCAGCTTTAGCACCCTTATTTCAAAAGACCAAGTATGACTGGGCGTATATGGCCGAAAAGGAAAATGGCAGCTGTTGGG GTTGTCCAAATCAGCGAATGCATTGGCCAAGAGGTAGAGGTCTTGGTGGCACCACCCTGATCAACTTTATGATTAGCATCAGGGGAAATAAACTCGATTATGATAGATGGGAGGCAATGGGCAATCCTGGATGGAGTTACAACGACGTCTtgccttattttaaaaaaatggaagaCGCTCGTGTTCAG ATTCAAGATGCTGAATATCGCAATAAAGGTGGATACATGACAGTTTCGGATATACCATATAAAACAAAATCCATAGAAGCCTTCGTACAAGCTGCTCAAGAAGCAGGCTACCCATATGTGGATTATAATGGAAGGGATCAAATGGGA GTTTCATTTGTGCAAGGAAATATTAGAAATGGGCTTAGATGCAGTGTGGAAAAAGCTTACCTAAGGCCAATACGAgatagaaaaaacttaaaaatattaatcaattcCAGGGTAACTAAGATTTTAATAGACCCAAAAACCAAAAGGGCTTATGGAGTAATATTTATCAG aaataaaaaatactataaaataacTGCCACCAAAGAAGTTATTTTATCTGCCGGTGCTTTTAATTCGCCTCAGCTACTAATGCTATCAGGTATTGGTCCAAAAAGTCACCTGGAAGAACTTGAAATCCCTGTTATTCAAGATTTACCTGTGGGGCAAAAAATGTATGATCATATAACATTTATag GACTGAATTTTTTGGTGAATGAATCAATAGTTGCTAATGACAGAGAATATTATAACCCCAAAAACATAATTGAATATTTAGGACGTAAAAGAGGAGTTTATACTATATTAGGGGGAGTGGAAGGATTGTTGTACTTTAAAACAAATGCTTCAAG agaaattgATAACTATCCTGATatggaagtaatttttattggaaGCAATGTAGCAGCAGATAGAGGAGTCATATTTAAAGACACCATGAGCATCAGTCAAGAGCTCTACAATGCATATTGGAAGGAAATTGAAACAAAACCCTTCTTTCAA ACACTCCTTATGTTGGTCCATCCAAAATCTTATggttatttaagattaaaatctaaaaatccatTTCACTGGCCCAAATTTTATCCTCGCTATTTCACTGATAAAAATAACGATGACATCAAGACTTTTATTGCATCAATCCGAAAAACTTTGGAGATCATTAAGATGCCCGCCCTACAGAGATACAGAGCCACTTTATATGAAAAACCCATGCCAG GTTGcgaaaaacatacatttaactCTGACGAGTACTGGGAATGCGCTTTAAGAACGATAACGCCCACCTTACATCATCAAGTTGCAACCTGCAAAATGGGACCAGTTACAGATCCAGAAGCTGTGGTGGATCACAGATTAAGGGTACATGGTATTAAAAACTTAAGAGTAGTAGATACTAGCATAATACCTCTTCCACTGACGGCCCACACCAATATTCCTACTGTGATGATTAGTGAGAAGGCTGCCGATATGCTCAAAGAAGAATGGGAAAATAAGATTGATATTAGATTAGGTTAA